The DNA sequence GCTTGCTTTTTTACATTATGGATGTGATTATTGTCGTTCTCTCCACGCCCAAAATGCCGCTTCAAAAGAATTGTCCTACCAAAAATCTAATTTGAGccagttaaaataaaaaatgaaaaacacaaTTAACATTGGAAACAAAAATGATGATTCCCTAACAAAAACAGCCCAAGGCTACCAAAAATTAGCCCAATAAGTAAATTATTATCATTCACTTTCATCACATGAAGAAGGAAATTACCTTCCTCACCAGTGACCCTTTTTCTAATTGTGTACGTTCTCAATATTTGTAATTTAAATGTTCCAAAATAACGGGTTTCAGTTGTTCAATCTCTTCCCTTTTATTTGTCAATTTGGAtttataatttcaatcatttgaatataaagatttttttttaatgttcaaAACATAGTTTAAGATGTTTGAAGTACAAAATTTAAATCTCACCTCCCTCTCTCTGTCACAAATCTATTTTTTTTCCATTCTTTTTCATTTTGGTAATTTTGGTTATGGTAGAGACTGCAGTGGCCAACGAGGACTGCTACCAAAGGGTGAAGCAGTGGTTCTGGCAATGGGGGTGTGGTGCTATGGTTCTAGTACAAAAGGAAGAAGAGATAGGTAAAATCAAAGTGTGtgaacttttaaataaaaataaattttcaaaaaatcagcTAATTATTATCAGCTAAATGTTTTACGCCTTTTCTGTGTGTATCTCTTCAATCTCATGCATCTTTCCTTCTTCTGTAATTCAATGCACAGTTGGGGTTCGAATGAAGAGGAACTGCCACAATGGGAGAAAATAAAGCCatgttaacaaaatttaaaacaaaactaGCGAATTCTATGGTAACTACTTTGGTGAATACCTCAAATGATTTTCCTGATCGCTCATATTCTAGCATGCTTAGTGCAACTTGACAGCTTTGAGAGACAAGAGGCTCCGGATCTGCTGTAAACTCCTCAAGAAGGGCTACACTTTGGTCATCTAAAGGGTATAGCAAAAGAACTTTGTTAGAAAAGTGTAAATGAGGGCATTTAAATGCTGAGCACAAGCCGAATAGCAATAAATTGTTGAGCAATGAACTAATATATGTCCAGTCGGTTagcttaaaaaaaatcttattaaagATAATGAGATAAATTAAGCTTCTCGAGTTAAGCCCAGAGTCATCTTGAAATTGACAGCTCGTACTAAAATAATCTCTGAGATCTCAATTACACCAATTATGTCTCTGAGATTGACAAATGTGCCACCTTAGTTCCTAACGACCTGACAAGTCACTTGATGGAAAAGAGACGAGGAGATTATCTATATCTCTTCCAACTCAAACAAGTAACTTGTATGATATTTTAGTTTGCATAAATGTCTCAAAAACTTGCAAATCACTTTGACTATAACTAGCAAGTATTGCCAGTTGAATGGTACAAGAAGCATTATTCAACCTGAATGAGAATGAGGTTACTTTTGACCAGTCACAACAAAGATGGACAGAAGCATTAAAAAACTAGAATTTGCAATGTAAATTCACTTGGACTGCCACTATTTTCTACTTGATTCTATATTAACATATGAATTTCATACAGTATATGATATTATTGCACTTCTACTAGACATACATTGGCATCACAAAGATCACACTCCTTTAACATATTGAATACCTTAGTGCGTAAAAGATATCAcaacattttagtttttaatatttggtTTCAATACCTGCAATTGACCCAAGAGCTTCGGCAGCTTCATGTCTAACCATTGGGTGCTCATTCACATCTTTAAGTATGTTAGATAGAGCAGTTGAAGCAGCTTTGTCTTGCAACTGACCCAGAACATACGCAACCTAAAAAATTGCCAAAAATATAGGCATTTGCATTCAAAGTACAAAAGAATATTTGGGCAtactcaaacaaaataaaatttacagaaaaataaaaacaaagaaaacaaagtgTACTTATCAAACCTCATGACGTAGAAGAGCGCTTTTTGAACCCAATGAATCGATAATAGCAGCAACAGCTTCCTCTCCACCATCATTTCTAAGTGCAAAAAGAGCTGCATATCTCTCATACATCCCTTTTTCTTCATCCAGAAGTATTTCCCTGATTTGATTAAGATGGCTTAGCAAACCAACTATCTAATGTTTAGTTACACAAGGTTCTATCCATTAGCATGAACTGGACAAACCTCAGTTGTTGTACCGAGGTGCAAGAGCATGCCAGTGCGGCTGGATCAACCGACTTAAAAGGTGAAATATCAGTTGTAGATGAATCATCACTATTTCCAGCATCTTTTACATGTCGAATACGTTCCAGAGCCAACTCACAAGTTTCGCGGACCTCCTGAGCCGGATCTAAATCCAAACTACTCTTCAGCAGGGGAATGTTACCGTATGAACCAATAGCACCAAGTGCTTCAGCTGCCTATGCAGTTACAACAAACACAATGGTCTTAAAACTGGAACAATTTgcaaaaacaagaacaagaacaaagagCAGGGCTTCGCGGAAACTACCTCATGGCGAACAATTGGATGCAAAGAAAGGTCATTTAGAACTGCTGCCAAAGCTGGAATGGCTTCGGTTTCCTGCATTTGGCCCAACGCAAATGCAGCTTCATGTGCCAACAAATTTGATGAATCTCTCGTCGCTGCGAAGTAAAAGTAGCTCTAATCAAAACAGCATCGACGTTTATACGCTACATTTATTATTGTAATTCCGCAACAAAATTGAAattactttaataaataaatgaataaaatctATAACTGGCTGAAATgcaataataacaattaaaaaaaaaaaagacaaaccaAGAATGAGGGCATCGCGAGGGGCGGGGCCTTTGAGGTTGCGAAGGGAGAAGAGGGCTCTGAAGCGGTCAGAGATGGGTTGTGTGGAATCCAGCAACAAGTTGCAGAGGAACTTCTCGGTGTCCTTTGACGAAGTAAAAACGGCGTCGTTGGAGGAAGCCACCATGAATACAAAGGGAGTTTGATGCTTCTTGTTGTTCACTTGTTGAGTTGTTCTGTTGTGAAGTTGATTCTCCGTCTACGGCTTCTCTACCAAAGCGCAACGCCGAATCCAATTCTCGCAATAACAGTCACACACAGAAGACGCAGTACACTATCCGGGATATGCGCCCtaggtaaataaataaataatataaatataacaaaaaataaatattaaattttaatttctaacattttagtgttaataaataaaattatcctttaatgtatattttgttattttttatttattatatatttttcaataatattttaaacttttgattaataaaaatattattagacgttaacttttgaaaaagattaagaACATTCGAAGGGACTGTTTTAAAATTTCTCACGGACTGTTTTgagattttttaaattctttggaACTGTTTTGCACTTCACTCTGGAGAATGCTATGTCCAGCTCGCACACATAAACACTTAACAACCACATATACGAATTAACGTTCACATCAGTAGTCACCGATAGTGACTAACGGAGAGACTGTATTGTCTAAATCTAAATATTACTCTAAATATTAAACGAAAATAATTTTCCCAGCTGGTCTTTATGGCGAGTCTGCAAGAATTAGACCGGTGACCGGTGTGCATAACGCCATAatggtaaaaaaaattagtttaaaattttatcgTGATggaaccgatttaattaaatatataatagttatttaaactatgtcaatataattttttaaaaacctaAATTCAATTATTCAATAACAGTAAATTTTATATC is a window from the Arachis hypogaea cultivar Tifrunner chromosome 17, arahy.Tifrunner.gnm2.J5K5, whole genome shotgun sequence genome containing:
- the LOC112765089 gene encoding deoxyhypusine hydroxylase, whose product is MVASSNDAVFTSSKDTEKFLCNLLLDSTQPISDRFRALFSLRNLKGPAPRDALILATRDSSNLLAHEAAFALGQMQETEAIPALAAVLNDLSLHPIVRHEAAEALGAIGSYGNIPLLKSSLDLDPAQEVRETCELALERIRHVKDAGNSDDSSTTDISPFKSVDPAALACSCTSVQQLREILLDEEKGMYERYAALFALRNDGGEEAVAAIIDSLGSKSALLRHEVAYVLGQLQDKAASTALSNILKDVNEHPMVRHEAAEALGSIADDQSVALLEEFTADPEPLVSQSCQVALSMLEYERSGKSFEFLFIRTPTVH